A genomic stretch from Bacteroidota bacterium includes:
- the polA gene encoding DNA polymerase I encodes MESEKKLYLIDAFALIFRAYFAFAKNPLINSKGQNVSAISGFVNTLNLLLKKTNSTHIAVCFDSFEITTREVAYPEYKANRDEAPEDIKFSIPYIKEIVKAFNIPIIEKGGYEADDIIGTLAKKAKKAGYDVYMVTMDKDYGQLVEEGIYMYRPSFLGTGFDTLSVDDILKKWEIENPLQVIDILGLMGDSVDNIPGVPGVGEKTAKKLIQQYGSVEGVLENIDKMKGKMQENFINFKEQAIMSKFLATIILDVPVEFDEEKLIIDEPDREKLSEIFRELEFRKLAKDILGESYEVNAERNGAQFDLFGNTESSAVNAIQSQSEKIEAGKNITNTPHHYQLCETEDEIKKLIADLLQQKEFSFDTETTGIDANDAELVGLSFSWKIGEGYYVPVPTDQSKAKALVDLFKPVLENNAITLIGQNIKYDYLMMKWYGIELKGKLQDSMLAHYLLEPELRHNMDFLAENYLGYSPVSITTLIGKKGKNQLSMRDVPIEKVTEYAVEDADITLQLHQQFQPLLKTEKLEKLYKEVEIPLIQVLADMEYEGVNLDVDFLNDFSKELEIEVESTGKEIFELAGVRFNIDSPKQLSDVLFVKLKIPYEGKKTKTGQLSTGEDILSRLENDYPIASLLLNYRELGKLKSTYVDSLPQLINPKTNRIHTNFSQAVASSGRLSSNNPNLQNIPIRTERGQQVRKAFIARDENHILLSADYSQIELRIIAALSNDTGMIEAFKQGMDIHSATAARVFGVDANTVTREMRSKAKAVNFGIAYGQTAFGLSQNLKISRTEAKEIIDNYTAQFPGVQQLMESNIEFARKHGYVETILGRKRYLRDINSANNTVRSQAERIAINSPIQGSAADMIKIAMINIHEALKKEKLKSKMTLQVHDELVFDVFKPELEQMKQLVQEKMVNALTLNVPIEVEVGTGINWLEAH; translated from the coding sequence ATGGAAAGCGAAAAAAAACTTTATCTCATAGATGCATTTGCATTAATCTTTCGTGCATATTTTGCATTTGCAAAAAATCCACTTATTAATTCTAAAGGACAGAATGTTTCTGCTATCAGCGGCTTTGTAAATACATTAAATTTATTATTAAAAAAAACTAACTCAACACATATCGCAGTTTGTTTTGATTCTTTTGAAATAACAACAAGGGAAGTTGCGTATCCTGAATATAAAGCAAACCGAGATGAAGCTCCGGAGGATATAAAATTCTCCATTCCTTACATCAAAGAAATAGTAAAAGCATTTAATATTCCTATAATTGAAAAAGGTGGTTATGAAGCAGATGATATAATTGGAACACTTGCTAAAAAAGCGAAAAAAGCAGGTTATGATGTGTATATGGTTACGATGGATAAAGATTATGGGCAACTGGTGGAAGAAGGTATATATATGTATCGTCCCAGTTTTTTAGGAACCGGATTTGACACTTTAAGCGTGGATGATATATTAAAGAAATGGGAGATTGAAAACCCATTACAAGTAATAGATATTTTAGGATTAATGGGTGATAGTGTTGACAATATTCCGGGTGTGCCCGGTGTAGGAGAGAAGACTGCAAAAAAATTAATTCAGCAATATGGAAGTGTGGAAGGTGTGCTGGAAAATATTGATAAAATGAAAGGGAAAATGCAGGAGAACTTTATCAATTTTAAAGAACAAGCTATCATGAGTAAATTTCTTGCAACAATAATTTTAGATGTTCCTGTAGAATTTGATGAAGAGAAATTAATTATTGATGAACCCGATAGAGAAAAGCTTTCTGAAATTTTCAGAGAATTAGAATTCAGAAAATTAGCAAAAGATATTCTGGGAGAAAGCTATGAAGTAAATGCAGAACGCAATGGTGCGCAATTTGATTTATTCGGCAATACGGAATCCTCAGCGGTAAATGCAATTCAATCACAAAGTGAAAAGATTGAAGCTGGCAAGAATATAACTAACACACCACATCATTATCAGTTGTGTGAAACTGAAGATGAAATAAAAAAACTGATTGCAGATTTATTACAACAAAAAGAATTTTCATTTGATACAGAAACCACCGGCATTGATGCAAATGATGCAGAGCTTGTAGGCTTATCTTTTTCCTGGAAAATTGGGGAAGGTTATTATGTTCCTGTTCCAACAGATCAATCCAAAGCAAAGGCTTTAGTTGATTTATTTAAACCTGTGCTTGAAAATAATGCAATCACATTAATTGGTCAGAATATTAAATACGATTACCTGATGATGAAATGGTATGGAATTGAATTAAAAGGAAAATTGCAGGACAGTATGTTGGCGCATTATTTATTAGAACCGGAACTGCGGCATAATATGGATTTTCTTGCTGAAAATTATCTCGGTTATTCTCCCGTATCTATAACTACACTTATTGGAAAAAAAGGAAAAAATCAATTGAGTATGCGGGATGTTCCAATTGAAAAAGTTACTGAATATGCTGTGGAAGATGCGGATATTACTTTGCAACTGCATCAGCAATTTCAACCTTTATTGAAAACAGAAAAATTAGAAAAATTATACAAGGAAGTTGAAATTCCATTGATACAAGTTTTGGCAGACATGGAATATGAAGGAGTGAATTTAGATGTTGATTTTTTAAATGATTTCTCTAAAGAATTAGAGATAGAAGTGGAATCAACCGGTAAAGAAATATTCGAACTTGCAGGTGTAAGATTTAATATTGATTCGCCAAAACAATTAAGTGATGTGTTGTTTGTAAAGTTGAAAATTCCTTATGAAGGCAAGAAAACAAAAACCGGCCAACTCAGTACCGGAGAAGATATATTAAGTCGTTTGGAAAATGATTATCCTATCGCATCTTTATTATTAAACTATCGTGAATTAGGTAAATTAAAATCTACTTATGTGGATAGTTTACCTCAACTAATAAATCCGAAAACAAATAGGATACATACTAACTTCAGTCAGGCAGTTGCATCGTCAGGAAGGTTGAGCAGTAATAATCCGAATCTGCAAAATATTCCTATACGAACAGAACGAGGTCAGCAGGTGCGCAAAGCATTTATTGCAAGAGATGAAAATCATATTTTATTGAGTGCGGATTATTCGCAAATTGAATTGCGTATCATCGCAGCATTAAGTAATGATACCGGAATGATAGAGGCATTTAAACAAGGTATGGATATTCACTCCGCAACTGCTGCCAGAGTTTTTGGTGTAGATGCAAATACAGTAACTCGTGAAATGCGCAGTAAAGCAAAGGCAGTAAATTTTGGAATTGCTTATGGACAAACTGCATTTGGACTTTCACAAAATCTAAAAATTTCAAGAACAGAAGCAAAAGAAATTATTGATAATTATACCGCACAATTTCCGGGTGTGCAGCAGTTGATGGAAAGCAATATTGAATTTGCCCGCAAACATGGTTATGTTGAAACTATTTTAGGTAGAAAAAGATATTTGCGTGATATTAATTCAGCAAATAATACTGTGCGCAGTCAGGCAGAACGCATTGCAATTAATTCTCCCATACAAGGTTCCGCTGCCGATATGATTAAGATTGCGATGATTAATATTCATGAAGCATTGAAAAAAGAAAAATTAAAATCAAAAATGACTTTACAAGTGCATGATGAATTAGTGTTTGATGTTTTTAAACCTGAACTGGAACAAATGAAGCAACTTGTGCAGGAAAAAATGGTGAATGCTTTAACTCTAAATGTACCTATAGAAGTAGAAGTAGGAACAGGAATTAATTGGTTAGAAGCACATTGA